The following are encoded in a window of Penaeus vannamei isolate JL-2024 chromosome 35, ASM4276789v1, whole genome shotgun sequence genomic DNA:
- the LOC138859382 gene encoding uncharacterized protein — MGFARVFLLQTQVHPNIEKVLRYYEAEGFVGITQFSYPEPYANEPNTRRIWVLEERQKMFTMENLYFTDCLLRHMHEYRFISHFDPDEMPMLQNHDSFPVWLYDQLRINPTRPGRERKRPTSYDLLWYYHHDDLQPAKDKSLPKYLWFLRHTRRLIVDVNKIQNKPTYDMDLVTGVFSHGALLCVYGDCKMKNYVCPRSVAYLGHYRRNGTEACKRPCLTKEVRSLLKYKDRVSLAVTRVLTQLKLI; from the exons ATGGGCTTCGCTAGGGTGTTTCTGCTGCAGACGCAAGTCCATCCCAACATAGAAAAGGTCCTGCGGTACTACGAGGCAGAAGGCTTTGTTGGTATCACTCAATTCTCTTACCCTGAACCATATGCCAACGAACCAAATACCCGAAG AATCTGGGTTCTGGAGGAGCGACAAAAAATGTTCACAATGGAGAACCTGTACTTCACCGACTGCCTCCTCCGCCACATGCACGAATACCGCTTCATCTCCCACTTCGACCCCGACGAGATGCCGATGTTGCAGAACCACGACTCCTTCCCCGTTTGGCTCTACGACCAGCTCCGGAT AAATCCAACTCGGCCGGGGCGCGAACGGAAGCGGCCCACATCTTACGACCTGTTATGGTACTACCACCACGACGACCTGCAGCCTGCCAAGGACAAGTCGCTCCCGAAGTACCTGTGGTTTCTGCGCCACACCAGAAGATTAATCGTGGACGTCAATAAAATTCAGAATAAGCCCACCTACGACATGGACTTGGTCACGGGCGTCTTCTCGCATGGGGCCTTGCTCTGCGTCTACG GGGATTGCAAAATGAAAAATTATGTGTGCCCACGGTCTGTAGCTTACCTTGGCCACTACAGGAGGAACGGCACCGAGGCCTGCAAACGACCCTGTTTGACGAAGGAAGTACGTTCTCTCCTGAAGTACAAAGATCGTGTTTCTTTGGCCGTTACAAGGGTTCTGACACAGTTGAAGTTGATTTGA